In Pectobacterium aroidearum, the following are encoded in one genomic region:
- a CDS encoding aminotransferase class IV, translated as MQPTLSSQSSQAYLQDPRNRDVQVYVNGEFVHRDNAVVSIFDSGYVCGDGVWEGLRLVNGRLIALDAHLDRLFDGAAAIQLDIGHSREALTDILHKTLAINGMTDGAHIRLMITRGKKHTPNQDPRFIIGGATIVCVAEYKVVDTAAKKRGLTLFTSTYRTSTPDVFDLRLNSHSRLNLIQALLQALQAGADEALMLDPHGFVASCNSTNFFIVRRGELWTSSGRYCFNGITRQTIINLAEANGLKVKAQDFTLAEALTADEAFVTGTLAGITPVKALDGRPFNAEHRPVTEQLSRWYEAYLHAQ; from the coding sequence ATGCAACCCACCTTATCCAGCCAAAGCAGTCAGGCTTATTTGCAAGATCCGCGTAACCGCGACGTACAGGTGTATGTGAATGGGGAATTTGTTCATCGCGACAACGCGGTGGTGTCGATTTTTGATTCCGGCTACGTGTGCGGCGACGGCGTATGGGAAGGCTTGCGTCTGGTTAATGGTCGCCTGATTGCGCTGGATGCCCATCTCGATCGCCTGTTTGACGGCGCTGCCGCGATCCAACTGGATATCGGCCATAGCCGGGAAGCGCTGACTGATATTCTCCATAAAACACTCGCCATCAACGGCATGACCGATGGCGCGCATATTCGTCTGATGATTACCCGAGGGAAAAAGCATACGCCAAATCAGGATCCCCGCTTTATTATCGGCGGCGCCACCATCGTGTGCGTGGCGGAGTATAAGGTCGTCGATACCGCGGCGAAAAAGCGTGGCCTGACGCTGTTTACCTCCACCTACCGCACCAGTACGCCAGACGTCTTCGATCTGCGGCTGAATTCGCACAGTCGGCTCAATCTTATTCAGGCGCTGCTACAGGCGTTGCAGGCCGGTGCCGATGAGGCACTGATGCTGGATCCACACGGTTTTGTCGCCAGCTGTAATTCCACCAACTTTTTTATCGTCCGCCGCGGTGAACTGTGGACGTCATCAGGCCGCTACTGTTTCAACGGCATTACCCGCCAGACCATTATCAACCTTGCAGAGGCCAATGGACTGAAGGTCAAGGCTCAGGATTTTACATTGGCAGAAGCCCTTACCGCTGATGAAGCCTTTGTCACTGGCACGCTGGCAGGCATCACCCCGGTAAAAGCGCTGGACGGTCGCCCGTTTAACGCCGAACACCGCCCAGTAACCGAGCAGCTCAGCCGCTGGTATGAGGCGTATTTGCACGCGCAGTGA
- a CDS encoding amino acid ABC transporter ATP-binding protein: MSETITLNENSTLNEDIVLRIRGLQKRFGAVEVLKGIDLDVRRGEKIAIIGGSGSGKSTLLRCLNFMEIPSAGTIELDGVVLGKTNSQGQRDYPEKQLCAVRERVGMVFQQFNLFPHLTVLENVREALVSVKKMPRHDADIIAKAQLEKVGLSNKQDARPGSLSGGQQQRVAIARALAMSPEVMLFDEPTSSLDPELVGEVLHTIHALAEEGRTLLLVTHELGFAYHFADRVIFIENGVIHEMGSAEQVLKNPQQPRTQAFLARFAERAF; this comes from the coding sequence ATGAGTGAAACTATTACCTTGAATGAAAACAGTACTTTGAATGAAGATATCGTCCTGCGCATTCGCGGGCTTCAGAAACGCTTTGGTGCCGTTGAGGTCTTAAAGGGGATCGATCTGGATGTACGCCGTGGCGAAAAAATTGCCATCATCGGCGGCAGCGGATCGGGAAAAAGCACCCTGCTACGCTGCCTGAATTTTATGGAGATCCCCAGCGCCGGCACCATCGAACTCGATGGCGTGGTTCTGGGAAAAACCAATTCGCAAGGCCAGCGTGATTATCCCGAAAAGCAACTGTGCGCCGTGCGGGAACGCGTGGGCATGGTGTTTCAGCAATTCAACCTGTTTCCCCATCTGACCGTGCTGGAAAACGTGCGTGAAGCGCTGGTGTCGGTGAAGAAAATGCCGCGACATGACGCGGATATCATCGCCAAAGCCCAGTTGGAAAAGGTCGGGCTGAGCAACAAGCAAGACGCGCGCCCCGGTAGCCTATCCGGCGGTCAGCAGCAGCGGGTGGCAATTGCCCGTGCGCTGGCGATGTCACCGGAAGTCATGCTGTTCGATGAACCCACATCGTCACTGGATCCAGAATTGGTGGGCGAAGTGCTGCACACCATCCACGCGCTCGCGGAGGAAGGCCGTACCCTGCTGTTAGTCACCCATGAACTGGGATTCGCCTATCACTTCGCCGACCGCGTTATCTTTATCGAAAATGGCGTGATCCACGAAATGGGCAGCGCCGAGCAGGTGCTCAAAAATCCGCAGCAACCCCGTACCCAAGCCTTTCTCGCCCGCTTTGCCGAGCGCGCCTTTTAA
- a CDS encoding amino acid ABC transporter permease: MHYQWDFSLVWDNLPVLLKGLGVTLELWLLAGVLGTVLGLVFGLFRVFGKRWLSLPARVFVEIFRNTPVLIQLIWFYYAFPVLVGIQFSTFAAAALALTLYSAAYCTEIFRAGLQSIDHGQWEGAKALGMRQAVILRRVVLPQVLRNMLPALTNRMIELAKVTSLASILAVNELMYQGRLLSSTYYRPLEILTVVALLYFILIWPGSYLAARLERRFRSTP; this comes from the coding sequence ATGCACTATCAATGGGATTTCTCGCTGGTCTGGGACAACCTTCCCGTGCTGCTGAAAGGCCTCGGCGTCACACTCGAACTCTGGCTGCTGGCCGGTGTGTTGGGAACCGTGCTAGGGCTGGTTTTCGGTCTTTTTCGCGTATTTGGCAAACGCTGGCTGTCACTGCCCGCCAGAGTCTTTGTCGAAATCTTCCGTAATACGCCCGTCCTGATCCAACTGATCTGGTTTTATTACGCTTTTCCGGTTCTGGTCGGCATACAGTTCAGCACCTTTGCCGCCGCGGCGCTGGCTCTGACGCTGTATAGCGCGGCGTACTGTACGGAAATTTTCCGCGCGGGGCTGCAATCCATCGATCACGGACAGTGGGAAGGCGCAAAAGCGCTGGGCATGCGGCAGGCCGTGATCCTGCGCCGCGTGGTTCTGCCACAGGTGTTACGCAATATGCTGCCCGCCCTCACCAACCGGATGATCGAACTGGCCAAGGTGACCTCACTGGCTTCCATATTGGCCGTCAACGAACTGATGTACCAAGGCCGGCTGCTGAGCAGCACCTATTATCGTCCGCTGGAAATCCTGACGGTGGTCGCGCTGCTCTATTTCATTTTGATCTGGCCGGGGAGTTACCTTGCCGCACGACTTGAACGTCGTTTCCGTTCAACCCCCTAG
- a CDS encoding amino acid ABC transporter permease codes for MSYQWDFSAIWPYHQLLLEGLWGTIKIGATSILIGMVAGMVLAAMKMSPRRLLRLPAAMLIGFYRNTPALVHFFWIYYALPVITPLTFSPFTAAVIALSAQSGAFYAEVYRGAISSIHAGQWEGAKALGMPKSTALRRVILPQALRRMIPPFIERSFELIKSTSLASSLAYSELLYQAMQINSQTYRPLEVYSLVAVMYFTLLLLISLFSQHIEKRLSLADRRLA; via the coding sequence ATGTCTTATCAGTGGGATTTTTCCGCCATCTGGCCTTACCACCAGTTGCTGTTGGAGGGGCTATGGGGAACGATAAAGATCGGTGCCACCAGCATCCTGATCGGGATGGTGGCTGGCATGGTGCTTGCCGCCATGAAAATGTCGCCCCGGCGGCTCTTGCGCCTGCCCGCCGCGATGCTGATTGGCTTTTATCGTAATACGCCCGCGCTGGTGCACTTCTTCTGGATTTACTACGCCCTGCCCGTCATTACGCCGTTAACGTTTTCGCCTTTCACCGCCGCCGTGATCGCGTTGTCCGCACAGTCCGGTGCCTTTTATGCAGAAGTGTACCGTGGTGCGATTTCCTCGATTCACGCGGGGCAATGGGAAGGGGCCAAAGCGCTGGGTATGCCGAAATCGACCGCATTGCGTCGGGTTATTCTGCCGCAGGCGTTACGCCGGATGATTCCCCCCTTCATTGAGCGCTCGTTTGAACTCATCAAATCGACATCACTGGCGTCCTCTCTGGCCTACAGCGAGCTGCTTTATCAGGCGATGCAGATAAACAGCCAAACCTACCGACCGCTGGAAGTCTACAGTCTGGTGGCGGTGATGTATTTCACCCTGCTGCTGCTGATTAGCCTGTTCAGTCAACATATTGAGAAACGGCTGTCGCTGGCAGACCGTCGGCTCGCGTAA
- a CDS encoding MmgE/PrpD family protein has translation MSHAAELPLTLRLATFAHRLTIQDIPAALRRKIVLHFIDSLGCGIAGAGSQVVQDCARVARLHYAAGNSPILDGGAPLGAIGAAFLNAAAINALDYDDGYEVAGRGMGHPGASLVAAALAAVGARPIDGKTLICALAAAYEINGRIIQSQQPNPARFQQVYGVCQHESIGAAVAYGLLTECDATGLENAIGLAASLTPLPSLHKYNWQQRPLVSFKDYNAPAAEAGVRGVELHRGGIIGPRDVLSGEQGFWRMMGSDRFDEAALIADLGEEWAIQHASFKAYPACRWIHTALESFERMQHELALSPQDIQQIRVKGSQRLAADFMDARPQNATDAQFSLPFTLACLAYRIPRHHWSADDTLTNPELLALADKVHVEVSPELDQLMAQARRPVLQVDVVTRGSVVSGERIAFPLGCAEHPLAESRIMAKFAENLSSRLAPTTVAEATAALSELEQCPDVAALLTPLMQMS, from the coding sequence ATGTCTCACGCTGCTGAACTCCCTCTGACGTTGCGCCTCGCGACCTTTGCCCACCGATTGACGATTCAGGACATTCCCGCTGCGTTAAGAAGAAAAATCGTGCTGCATTTTATCGACAGTCTGGGCTGCGGCATTGCCGGTGCAGGTAGCCAGGTGGTGCAAGACTGCGCCCGCGTTGCTCGCCTGCACTATGCGGCAGGCAACAGCCCGATATTGGACGGTGGCGCACCGCTGGGTGCCATTGGAGCGGCGTTTTTGAATGCGGCAGCGATCAATGCGCTGGATTACGATGATGGCTATGAGGTTGCCGGACGCGGTATGGGACACCCCGGCGCTTCGCTGGTTGCCGCCGCATTGGCGGCAGTCGGTGCACGTCCGATCGACGGCAAAACGCTGATCTGCGCGCTGGCCGCCGCGTATGAAATCAATGGCCGGATCATTCAGTCTCAGCAACCGAATCCGGCGCGTTTTCAGCAGGTCTATGGCGTGTGCCAACATGAATCGATCGGGGCGGCGGTGGCCTACGGTTTACTCACGGAGTGTGACGCCACAGGGTTAGAGAACGCTATCGGTCTGGCGGCGTCGCTGACGCCGTTGCCCAGCTTGCACAAATACAACTGGCAGCAGCGGCCGCTGGTGTCTTTTAAGGATTACAACGCGCCTGCGGCGGAAGCCGGCGTCCGTGGGGTAGAGCTACATCGCGGCGGGATTATTGGGCCACGGGATGTGCTGTCCGGCGAGCAGGGTTTCTGGCGCATGATGGGATCTGACCGCTTTGATGAAGCGGCATTGATTGCTGACTTGGGAGAGGAGTGGGCGATCCAGCACGCCAGTTTCAAGGCCTATCCGGCTTGTCGCTGGATACATACCGCATTGGAATCCTTCGAACGCATGCAGCATGAGTTGGCGCTGTCGCCGCAGGATATTCAGCAGATTCGGGTCAAAGGAAGCCAGAGGCTGGCCGCTGATTTTATGGATGCACGTCCGCAAAATGCGACAGATGCGCAGTTCAGCCTGCCGTTTACGCTGGCGTGTCTGGCCTACCGCATTCCGCGCCATCACTGGAGTGCGGACGATACGTTAACCAATCCGGAACTTCTGGCGTTGGCCGATAAGGTTCACGTTGAGGTTTCTCCCGAACTTGACCAGCTGATGGCGCAGGCACGTCGGCCAGTGCTGCAGGTTGATGTCGTCACGCGGGGAAGTGTTGTGAGTGGTGAGCGCATTGCGTTTCCCCTCGGCTGTGCAGAACACCCGCTGGCGGAAAGCCGCATCATGGCGAAATTTGCGGAGAATCTCTCGTCCCGACTTGCCCCAACAACGGTTGCGGAGGCAACGGCGGCGTTATCCGAACTGGAGCAATGCCCAGATGTCGCCGCGCTGCTGACCCCGCTAATGCAGATGTCCTGA
- a CDS encoding transporter substrate-binding domain-containing protein, translating into MKRSLHQVFMAITLISASFFSQAADTQTSTWQHIKQTGELRIGVAQGEPWYFKNPSTGEWDGIGYNIGKELANDLGVKLVTVETTWGNAIAALQTGQIDTMLVLDPTEERKKAVDFPEQPFFWYAQGVLIRDGIAVTNWDDLNREDVKIGVTLGSSPDLILTKRLPKAQLVRFPNMDEGVAAFYAGRVDALSYFHPALALQQAKVGKGNLILPKPIIEVSTSGAIRKEADQTFHNFLNDEFAKLYKSGKTQHYYEQALKLRGVDVSKVPSVIKEDWK; encoded by the coding sequence ATGAAACGTTCACTTCACCAGGTATTCATGGCGATCACGCTGATTAGCGCCTCCTTTTTCAGTCAGGCCGCCGACACACAAACCTCGACATGGCAACACATCAAACAAACCGGTGAGTTACGCATCGGTGTGGCACAGGGCGAGCCCTGGTATTTTAAAAATCCGTCAACCGGAGAATGGGACGGCATCGGCTATAACATCGGCAAAGAGCTGGCAAACGATCTTGGGGTAAAACTGGTGACGGTGGAAACCACCTGGGGCAACGCCATCGCGGCCTTACAGACTGGTCAGATCGATACCATGTTAGTGCTCGACCCAACGGAAGAGCGGAAAAAAGCGGTCGATTTTCCTGAGCAGCCCTTCTTTTGGTATGCACAAGGCGTGTTGATTCGCGATGGCATCGCCGTCACCAACTGGGACGATCTCAATCGGGAAGATGTTAAAATCGGCGTCACACTGGGCTCCAGCCCCGACCTGATTCTGACCAAACGTCTGCCAAAAGCGCAACTGGTGCGTTTCCCTAATATGGATGAAGGCGTAGCCGCGTTCTACGCTGGCCGGGTCGATGCGCTGTCCTATTTCCACCCTGCGCTGGCGCTGCAACAGGCTAAAGTCGGCAAGGGCAATCTGATTCTGCCGAAGCCGATTATTGAGGTCAGCACGAGCGGGGCAATCCGTAAAGAAGCCGATCAGACCTTCCATAACTTCCTGAATGACGAGTTTGCCAAGCTGTATAAGTCCGGTAAAACGCAGCACTACTATGAGCAGGCGCTCAAACTGCGCGGCGTAGACGTCAGCAAAGTGCCATCGGTCATTAAAGAAGACTGGAAATAA
- a CDS encoding ATP-binding protein produces MKKSIFLSEKMSLWRWLCFRIISLLLATLLIIATLMWLRFAVNNVYVEQQMPDEVRAEFQLLSKQKDYGNPRYQQIINQYYGPDFFVPNIASTDWLVLSIMVLIALPIVVVVVLWRARPLSQQFSNIASAARDVAQGKFDTRTQLVEQAPMELVTLADDFNNMTAQLERYERELRESSAALAHELRTPLNAAMGRVQGMLDDVFPRDKSQLTMVIKQLEQLNHVIQDLHFLSLARAGQLQLVHTPFYFDELITERLTWYRPQLEQAGFQTHTYIEQRDFCFADRERLGQVFSILIENALSYASDGRYLAIDVRETTLRENAPCWQITVSDRGPGIEPESLPLLFDRFWRAEHSRGRHSGGSGLGLSIASAIITAHGGTIYAEHSKNGGLVIIMTLPRST; encoded by the coding sequence ATGAAAAAATCGATCTTTCTGTCAGAAAAAATGTCGCTGTGGCGCTGGCTGTGTTTCCGTATTATTTCTCTGCTGCTCGCCACCCTGCTCATCATCGCTACCCTGATGTGGCTGCGCTTCGCCGTCAACAATGTCTACGTCGAACAGCAGATGCCGGATGAGGTGCGGGCTGAGTTTCAGCTGTTAAGCAAACAGAAAGATTACGGTAATCCTCGCTATCAGCAGATTATCAATCAGTATTACGGCCCGGATTTCTTTGTGCCGAATATTGCCAGCACCGACTGGCTGGTGCTCTCGATCATGGTTCTGATCGCCTTGCCCATCGTCGTCGTCGTGGTTTTGTGGCGGGCGAGGCCGCTGTCACAGCAATTTTCCAATATTGCCAGCGCCGCACGCGACGTCGCTCAGGGAAAGTTTGACACGCGCACGCAGCTTGTCGAACAGGCGCCGATGGAGCTGGTGACGCTGGCAGACGACTTTAATAACATGACCGCACAGCTGGAGCGCTACGAACGGGAACTGCGTGAATCCAGCGCGGCGCTGGCTCACGAACTGCGTACACCGTTAAATGCAGCGATGGGTCGCGTTCAGGGCATGCTTGATGACGTCTTCCCACGAGATAAATCACAGCTGACAATGGTCATCAAACAGCTCGAACAGCTCAACCACGTCATTCAGGATCTGCACTTCCTGTCACTCGCCAGAGCAGGACAGCTGCAACTGGTCCATACCCCTTTCTACTTCGACGAGCTCATCACTGAGCGACTGACCTGGTATCGGCCGCAGCTAGAACAAGCCGGGTTCCAGACGCATACGTATATTGAACAACGCGACTTTTGCTTTGCCGACCGCGAACGGTTAGGACAGGTGTTCTCGATTTTGATTGAGAATGCATTAAGTTACGCCAGCGATGGCCGCTATCTGGCAATTGATGTACGTGAAACGACGCTGCGTGAAAACGCGCCGTGCTGGCAGATTACCGTTTCCGATCGCGGTCCGGGGATTGAGCCAGAATCATTGCCCCTGCTTTTTGACCGCTTCTGGCGTGCAGAGCATTCGCGTGGACGGCACTCCGGCGGCAGCGGGCTTGGGCTATCTATCGCGTCAGCCATTATCACTGCACATGGCGGCACTATTTATGCAGAACACAGCAAGAACGGCGGACTTGTCATCATAATGACGCTGCCTCGTAGTACCTGA
- a CDS encoding response regulator transcription factor, producing the protein MAEKRVLIIEDDMDAASVLEAYLRRDGYQVSIASDGQKGLHMALTSKPDLILLDVMLPKMNGSEVLSALRQRSNIPVIMVTAIGDEPERIGALRYGADDYVVKPYNPQEVVARVQAVLRRTGYAIREEAILTFENLSVDPSSVTASIALSPSESVVLDLTPTEFNILVTLLKAPNRAFTRGELLEASLPESDALERVVDTHVHNLRKKLNQHNIINVLVTVRSVGYRFR; encoded by the coding sequence ATGGCAGAAAAACGGGTGTTAATTATTGAAGACGATATGGACGCCGCCAGCGTGCTCGAAGCTTATCTGCGACGCGATGGCTATCAGGTTTCTATCGCGTCTGATGGACAAAAAGGTCTGCACATGGCGCTGACCAGTAAACCCGATTTGATTTTGCTGGATGTGATGTTGCCGAAGATGAATGGCTCTGAGGTGCTGTCCGCCCTGCGTCAGCGCAGTAATATTCCGGTGATTATGGTCACCGCCATCGGCGACGAACCGGAAAGAATTGGCGCACTGCGCTACGGCGCGGATGATTATGTCGTCAAGCCTTACAACCCGCAGGAAGTGGTGGCGCGCGTGCAGGCCGTGCTTCGGCGCACCGGCTACGCCATTCGGGAAGAGGCGATCCTGACATTCGAAAATTTATCCGTTGACCCGAGTTCCGTGACGGCAAGCATCGCGCTATCACCATCCGAATCCGTGGTTCTCGACCTTACTCCCACTGAATTTAATATTCTGGTGACGCTGCTCAAAGCGCCAAACCGCGCCTTTACACGGGGCGAATTACTGGAAGCCAGCCTGCCGGAAAGCGACGCGCTGGAACGTGTGGTGGACACTCACGTCCACAATCTCAGGAAGAAGCTCAACCAGCACAACATCATCAATGTGCTTGTCACTGTCCGTTCTGTCGGCTACCGATTCCGGTGA
- a CDS encoding MipA/OmpV family protein, with the protein MNITTMILSTSLSAIVLSGTAFAAESEASSPSLLGDHTDVTVGVAAQNAPRYRGSKARQTNALPVLTIQRGPLYFDSSHGIGWQYQSPSGFYLDHAIGYDMGRDDKNSQWRAGSNRLKGMGKVKGSVTTTVTAGYQFAPWLALEASGEFALSETKRGNQYRVGAKSTVWQSTTKDDVLALSADVLMGDARFNQTYYGVTPQQSQRSGFAAYHAGKGVYGYALGANWTHQFSPAWSTNVGVTSTWLTDKVADSQVVERRNDTSATLAVLYSF; encoded by the coding sequence ATGAACATAACAACAATGATTTTATCCACCAGTCTGTCCGCTATCGTGCTATCTGGCACTGCATTCGCTGCGGAGTCGGAAGCATCGTCGCCCTCGCTTTTGGGCGATCACACGGATGTGACCGTGGGCGTTGCCGCCCAGAATGCGCCGCGTTATCGAGGGAGTAAAGCTCGTCAAACCAACGCTCTGCCTGTACTGACCATTCAGCGCGGCCCACTCTATTTCGACTCCTCGCACGGCATTGGCTGGCAATACCAATCGCCTTCTGGGTTTTATCTGGATCACGCGATTGGCTACGACATGGGAAGGGATGACAAAAACAGCCAATGGCGCGCAGGCTCAAACCGACTGAAAGGAATGGGTAAGGTTAAAGGATCGGTAACCACCACCGTAACGGCGGGGTATCAGTTTGCGCCGTGGCTGGCGCTGGAAGCGAGCGGCGAATTTGCGCTGAGTGAAACAAAAAGGGGAAACCAGTACCGCGTCGGAGCAAAGAGCACGGTATGGCAGTCAACGACAAAAGACGATGTGCTGGCGCTGTCGGCGGACGTGCTGATGGGGGATGCTCGCTTTAACCAAACCTACTACGGCGTGACGCCGCAGCAGAGTCAGCGCTCTGGATTTGCCGCGTACCATGCTGGAAAAGGCGTTTACGGCTATGCGCTGGGCGCGAACTGGACGCATCAATTTAGCCCCGCTTGGTCAACGAACGTCGGAGTGACCTCAACCTGGCTCACTGACAAGGTTGCCGATAGTCAGGTGGTGGAACGACGGAATGATACCAGCGCCACGCTGGCCGTTCTGTATTCGTTCTGA
- a CDS encoding efflux RND transporter periplasmic adaptor subunit, which translates to MMVSRFAFCLLSALLLSGCDSADDLPAPPPVRPVKTLVVMPAMNREPVTLTGEVRPHEETALGFRLDGRILNRLVDVGASVKRGDVIATLDARDSENQLRSAQADLASAISAERLAKSNFSRMKALAPGGAIARVQLDEAQANWDAAASRRESAQATVKGAQERFGYTQLTAAQDGVITTVSANPGQVVSAGQEVVKLASLGGRDAVFDVPERLVNQSLASRVIRVSLLSEPNVQAEGRVRDISPQADPVTRTFRVRVTLTSPPAAMVLGASVNGAIQQSDTAVIELPASALTRQGDQPAVYVVNSATQTVRLQPVTVARYSDTAIFLSGGLEQGDRVVTAGVSKLRPDEKIRLDEEGRR; encoded by the coding sequence ATGATGGTCAGTCGTTTTGCCTTCTGTCTGCTGTCAGCCCTGCTGCTTAGCGGCTGCGACAGCGCCGATGATTTACCTGCGCCACCGCCCGTCAGGCCGGTGAAAACGCTGGTGGTTATGCCTGCGATGAACCGGGAACCCGTGACGTTAACGGGGGAAGTTCGCCCACATGAAGAAACGGCGTTAGGTTTCCGGCTGGATGGCCGCATCCTTAATCGTCTGGTGGATGTGGGGGCGTCGGTGAAGCGGGGCGATGTGATTGCGACGCTTGATGCGCGCGACAGTGAAAATCAGCTGCGTAGCGCGCAGGCGGATTTAGCCAGCGCCATCTCGGCGGAACGGCTGGCGAAAAGCAACTTTTCGCGCATGAAGGCGCTGGCGCCGGGCGGGGCGATTGCGCGGGTACAGCTTGATGAAGCGCAGGCAAACTGGGATGCAGCGGCTTCCCGTCGTGAAAGCGCGCAGGCAACGGTGAAAGGTGCGCAGGAACGCTTCGGCTATACGCAACTCACAGCCGCGCAGGACGGCGTCATCACGACGGTCAGCGCAAACCCCGGTCAGGTAGTGAGCGCTGGACAAGAGGTGGTGAAGTTGGCCTCTCTGGGCGGACGTGATGCGGTGTTTGACGTGCCGGAGCGGCTGGTCAATCAGTCACTTGCCTCGCGCGTTATCCGCGTTTCGCTGTTGTCTGAGCCGAACGTTCAGGCTGAGGGACGCGTGCGCGATATCAGTCCGCAAGCCGATCCCGTTACGCGTACTTTCAGAGTGAGAGTCACGTTGACCTCGCCGCCCGCTGCGATGGTCTTGGGTGCCAGCGTGAATGGCGCGATACAGCAGTCCGATACTGCCGTCATTGAACTGCCCGCTTCTGCGCTCACCCGACAGGGCGATCAACCTGCTGTCTATGTCGTGAATTCTGCGACTCAGACGGTACGTTTGCAGCCAGTTACCGTTGCCCGCTATAGCGACACGGCGATCTTCCTTTCCGGAGGACTGGAACAAGGCGACCGCGTGGTAACCGCTGGCGTCAGCAAACTACGGCCGGATGAGAAAATTCGGCTGGATGAAGAGGGGCGTCGCTAA